In Anaerobacillus alkaliphilus, one genomic interval encodes:
- a CDS encoding EAL domain-containing protein, whose translation MSYNQMNYSPLSRLSKLLTDNIELKEVLEQVVMAISDEVKICHAVGIILRHQDGTFQNFIEKTAEKKLVGLGTLVEQLVNDSLLDTIVDTNESLLSKDSEILKRYKLKSLLITPITYSQELYGCIYLADYEADLTSREEAIIKKYAQTAAIVVSNADNLTHKEHLLYEKQLLLDVTRDFAHLATMQEVLDKCFHYVSQVLNNVNIGALILDPIAEKKIKPTRLSKASKMTEVEWKEKHSELKIDHNKDPLYQEVLQTKKAIFIPDVFADERPNHDACRAFGIKSLFRIPLVAMGSVLGVISVVNLDEANSYYTTAQMRLAQSIVDATALALSNLLFREKQEIIIEERTAEISLKNKELEKVIKELQRLSREKELILHSAGEGIFGLGIEGEITFCNPAAARMLGYEDKGDLIGKKYHSIFNRIKTNKTNYLVEFANYIDNHLSNYGSNEEFFRKDGSRFPVEYAVSPIKEDDKLSGYVVIFKDITVRKQMEEKIKFQAYYDSLTSLPNRVLLKDRLSQAITNANLHQEKLAVLFIDLDRFKLVNDTLGHSYGDHLLQKVAVALAKCVPEGATVSRQGGDEFTIILPTILENEQVNAVTSKIINAFSQPFDLKGNEVFIKPSIGISVFPEDGEDVDTLIKNADTAMYKSKELQGNNFQFYNASMEKSNLRSAKVENGLHKALENNEFVLHYQPQINSRTNKLIGVEALLRWNHPTMGVVSPADFIPVAEETGLIVPIGEWVLRNACKQVKSWHDLGLGPIVVSVNLSARQFEKQDLIELVKDVLAETKLDPSFLELELTENLIIKNTDATLETMVKLRELGIKISIDDFGTGYSSLGYLKNFPINTLKIDRSFVSDVVGDLANAAITNTIITLADNLSLNVIAEGVETEDQMKFLSSKGCFLMQGFMFSPPIKAEDFMEKYFEQDDQELLLN comes from the coding sequence ATGTCCTACAATCAAATGAACTATTCCCCCCTTTCGAGACTTTCAAAATTGTTGACGGATAATATAGAGTTAAAAGAAGTACTAGAACAGGTTGTTATGGCTATTTCTGACGAAGTGAAAATCTGCCATGCAGTAGGGATTATCTTACGACATCAAGATGGGACATTTCAAAATTTTATAGAAAAGACAGCGGAGAAGAAACTAGTAGGTTTAGGTACACTAGTTGAACAACTAGTTAACGATAGTCTGTTGGATACTATAGTGGATACAAATGAATCGTTACTTAGTAAGGATTCTGAGATTTTAAAAAGATACAAACTAAAGTCACTTCTTATAACTCCTATAACATATAGTCAGGAACTGTATGGATGTATCTATTTGGCAGATTATGAAGCTGACCTGACAAGTAGAGAAGAAGCAATTATCAAGAAGTATGCTCAAACAGCAGCAATTGTTGTTTCAAATGCTGATAATCTAACACATAAGGAACATCTCCTTTACGAGAAACAGTTGTTGCTAGATGTAACAAGAGATTTTGCCCATCTTGCAACGATGCAAGAAGTTTTAGATAAGTGTTTTCATTATGTATCGCAGGTACTAAATAATGTGAATATAGGTGCTCTTATTCTTGATCCAATTGCGGAAAAGAAAATTAAGCCAACGAGACTTAGTAAAGCTAGTAAAATGACAGAAGTCGAATGGAAAGAGAAACATTCAGAACTAAAAATTGATCATAACAAAGATCCGTTGTATCAAGAAGTGTTGCAGACGAAAAAAGCAATTTTTATTCCAGATGTCTTTGCCGATGAGAGGCCTAACCATGATGCATGTCGAGCATTCGGAATAAAAAGTTTATTCCGAATTCCACTAGTTGCCATGGGTTCCGTATTAGGAGTCATTTCAGTCGTTAATCTAGATGAAGCCAATTCTTATTATACAACTGCACAAATGCGTCTAGCACAATCAATCGTTGATGCTACAGCCTTAGCTTTGTCTAATTTACTATTTAGAGAAAAACAAGAGATCATTATTGAAGAACGTACGGCAGAGATTTCGTTAAAAAACAAAGAACTAGAAAAGGTAATAAAAGAACTTCAGCGTTTAAGTAGAGAAAAAGAGTTAATATTACATTCAGCAGGTGAAGGAATTTTTGGTTTAGGTATTGAAGGCGAGATTACATTTTGTAATCCTGCAGCAGCAAGAATGTTAGGTTACGAAGATAAGGGCGATTTAATCGGGAAAAAATATCATAGTATTTTTAATCGTATAAAAACAAATAAAACGAATTACTTAGTTGAATTTGCTAATTATATTGATAATCATTTGAGCAACTATGGCTCCAATGAAGAGTTTTTTAGAAAAGATGGTTCTCGTTTTCCTGTTGAGTATGCGGTATCTCCGATTAAGGAAGATGACAAGTTAAGTGGATATGTAGTAATTTTCAAAGACATTACAGTGCGAAAGCAAATGGAAGAAAAGATCAAATTTCAAGCGTACTATGATAGTTTGACAAGCTTACCTAACCGTGTATTGCTAAAAGATCGCTTAAGCCAAGCAATTACAAATGCCAACTTGCATCAAGAGAAGCTAGCTGTATTATTTATTGACTTAGACCGCTTTAAGTTAGTTAATGATACTCTCGGCCACAGTTATGGTGATCACTTACTACAAAAGGTTGCCGTTGCACTAGCAAAATGTGTTCCAGAGGGTGCCACGGTATCTAGACAGGGTGGAGATGAATTCACGATCATCTTACCTACGATTCTCGAAAATGAGCAAGTAAATGCTGTTACTTCAAAAATTATTAATGCATTCTCACAACCTTTCGACCTAAAAGGTAATGAAGTATTTATTAAACCGAGTATAGGTATTAGCGTTTTTCCTGAGGACGGTGAAGATGTTGATACCTTAATCAAAAATGCTGATACAGCCATGTATAAATCGAAGGAACTACAAGGAAATAATTTTCAATTCTATAATGCCTCTATGGAAAAAAGTAATTTACGAAGTGCAAAAGTGGAAAACGGACTTCACAAAGCACTAGAAAATAATGAGTTTGTCTTACACTATCAACCACAAATCAATTCTAGAACAAATAAGCTAATTGGTGTCGAAGCTTTACTACGTTGGAACCATCCGACGATGGGTGTAGTTTCGCCAGCTGACTTTATTCCTGTAGCAGAGGAAACAGGTTTAATAGTCCCAATAGGTGAATGGGTTCTCAGAAATGCTTGTAAACAGGTAAAATCATGGCACGATCTAGGTCTCGGGCCAATTGTCGTTTCTGTTAATCTATCGGCTCGTCAATTTGAGAAGCAGGATTTGATTGAATTAGTTAAAGACGTACTAGCTGAAACAAAATTAGATCCGAGTTTCTTAGAATTAGAGCTTACTGAAAATCTAATCATTAAAAATACTGATGCAACATTAGAAACAATGGTGAAACTCCGTGAGTTAGGAATTAAAATTTCAATTGATGACTTTGGAACAGGCTATTCTTCATTAGGGTATTTAAAGAACTTCCCAATCAATACGTTGAAGATTGATCGTTCGTTTGTAAGTGATGTTGTAGGGGATCTTGCGAATGCTGCAATCACTAATACAATTATTACTTTAGCAGATAATTTAAGCCTAAATGTCATCGCTGAAGGTGTAGAAACAGAAGACCAGATGAAATTCCTTTCTTCCAAAGGCTGCTTTTTAATGCAAGGCTTCATGTTTAGCCCACCAATTAAGGCTGAAGATTTTATGGAGAAGTACTTTGAGCAGGATGACCAAGAATTACTTTTAAACTAA
- a CDS encoding NCS2 family permease codes for MERFFKLNELGTNVKTEVIAGITTFLTMAYIVVVNPAILSAAGVPFEQVFIATIFAAVIGTLIMAFAANFPIAVAPGMGMNAYFTSVVITQGVSYQVVFGTVFLAGILFLLLTFTRFRELLIQSIPPSIKYGITSGIGLFIAFIGLQMSGIVVASPATLVTIGDLRAPFTALTIFGLFITFVLIARKVKGALFIGMLATAIVGYFAGFLEFDGIVSTPPAIVFFDLDLAGVFTNALYTVVFAFLLVTIFDTTGTMIGVAEQAGLMKDGKLTKAKSALTADAVATTVGATLGTSPSSAYIESSAGVATGGRSGLTALVVAGLFLVALFFSPLVSAISALPAITAPALIIVGCYMMEGLAKIKWKEFDDAFPSFAIILTMPLTSSIATGIAIGFITYPLIKLVSGKGKEVHPILYIFGVIFAIQMVFFPAH; via the coding sequence TTGGAGCGTTTTTTTAAACTAAATGAACTAGGGACAAATGTTAAGACGGAGGTAATTGCTGGAATAACAACTTTTTTAACAATGGCTTATATTGTCGTGGTCAATCCAGCGATTTTATCTGCGGCTGGTGTCCCATTTGAGCAAGTGTTTATTGCAACTATTTTTGCTGCAGTTATTGGGACGTTAATTATGGCGTTTGCTGCTAACTTTCCGATTGCTGTCGCGCCTGGTATGGGAATGAATGCCTATTTTACAAGCGTTGTTATTACACAAGGTGTAAGTTATCAGGTTGTTTTTGGTACGGTTTTCCTGGCTGGTATTTTATTTTTACTTTTAACGTTTACTAGGTTTCGTGAATTACTTATTCAATCAATCCCACCTTCCATAAAATATGGGATTACCTCTGGAATTGGACTTTTTATTGCATTTATAGGTTTGCAAATGTCTGGAATAGTTGTAGCAAGTCCAGCGACGCTAGTCACAATTGGTGATCTACGAGCACCGTTTACTGCATTAACGATTTTTGGACTATTTATTACATTCGTTCTGATTGCTCGTAAGGTCAAAGGGGCTTTATTCATTGGTATGCTAGCAACTGCAATTGTTGGTTACTTTGCAGGCTTTTTAGAATTTGATGGAATTGTATCAACACCACCAGCAATAGTATTCTTCGATTTAGATCTTGCAGGAGTATTTACAAATGCATTATACACTGTTGTTTTTGCGTTTTTACTCGTAACGATTTTTGATACAACAGGTACGATGATTGGAGTAGCAGAACAGGCAGGCTTAATGAAGGATGGGAAACTAACAAAAGCTAAATCGGCATTAACGGCTGACGCTGTAGCAACAACTGTAGGGGCTACTCTTGGGACAAGCCCATCAAGTGCCTATATTGAGTCATCAGCAGGAGTAGCAACAGGTGGTCGTTCTGGTTTAACAGCACTAGTTGTTGCAGGTTTATTTCTGGTGGCCTTATTCTTTTCGCCATTAGTGTCAGCAATTTCTGCGCTTCCAGCAATTACTGCACCGGCCTTAATTATTGTTGGTTGTTATATGATGGAAGGGTTAGCTAAAATAAAGTGGAAAGAATTCGATGATGCATTTCCATCCTTTGCAATAATTTTAACAATGCCACTAACATCAAGTATTGCTACAGGAATTGCGATTGGTTTCATTACGTATCCATTAATTAAACTAGTTAGTGGAAAAGGAAAAGAGGTTCATCCGATCCTTTATATTTTCGGAGTTATATTCGCGATACAAATGGTGTTTTTTCCAGCACATTAA
- a CDS encoding DUF4129 domain-containing protein, whose amino-acid sequence MVNSVTKRWTIGLIEYMIIFPIILFIGIYFSTQPLLWAGSLPVLAFLGLLLRTILKSQKRWVYVVITTVIAVSFTFFFNQGWVSYLLLFLVSWVSIYRGVGYGERDLEDLNPYPLLWKTGFPIYIIGYFFYRLLETLNEYLSIISWLGVLMVIISLFISNSLSLRDSTLSKNRKPFVASSIKGKNRFYIFVMVASIALITNFKIVQTFVQQLFILLGNGLLWLTTFFGSDDEGEMSIPPGGMGPLSSFEASEPARFWVLLEKVVFVVMAVGAVIVGIVLLYYAAKNIVSWLKKSFRWLQQFLTNVFHLRPREDDGDYQYIDEKESLVDFTTWGNKKTTQARERFRKLLQSKPNWEELSSAEKVRYVFREFVAEQQKRGYQFKQSETPNEIVQIVSRKEDIDYSPIADLYGKMKYGEQEITEEEAGKVSVLLDRVEKKR is encoded by the coding sequence ATGGTAAATAGTGTAACTAAACGATGGACTATTGGCTTGATTGAATACATGATCATATTTCCAATTATACTTTTCATAGGTATCTATTTTTCTACCCAACCGTTATTGTGGGCAGGTAGTTTACCAGTTTTAGCTTTTTTAGGTCTTTTGCTTAGGACGATCCTGAAATCCCAAAAAAGATGGGTGTATGTAGTCATTACTACCGTTATTGCGGTTAGTTTTACCTTCTTCTTTAACCAAGGCTGGGTGTCTTATTTGCTCCTGTTTTTAGTTAGTTGGGTAAGTATTTACCGAGGGGTTGGCTACGGCGAGCGGGATCTTGAGGATTTAAATCCGTACCCTTTATTATGGAAGACTGGTTTTCCAATTTATATTATTGGTTACTTTTTCTATCGGTTACTAGAAACGCTAAATGAGTATCTTAGTATCATTAGCTGGCTAGGAGTCCTTATGGTCATAATTTCCTTATTTATCTCAAATAGCCTTTCACTGCGAGATTCGACGCTTTCTAAAAATAGAAAACCATTTGTGGCAAGCTCTATAAAGGGGAAAAACCGCTTCTATATTTTCGTAATGGTGGCGAGCATTGCTCTAATAACAAATTTTAAGATTGTCCAGACATTCGTTCAGCAACTATTTATTCTATTAGGTAATGGCTTGTTATGGTTAACGACATTTTTTGGATCGGATGATGAAGGTGAGATGTCAATCCCACCAGGTGGGATGGGGCCATTGTCTTCATTTGAAGCAAGTGAGCCAGCAAGATTTTGGGTTTTACTTGAAAAAGTAGTATTTGTAGTTATGGCAGTTGGTGCTGTCATAGTAGGCATTGTTCTCCTTTACTATGCAGCGAAGAATATAGTGAGCTGGTTAAAAAAGAGTTTCCGTTGGTTACAACAATTTTTAACAAATGTATTTCACTTACGTCCTAGAGAAGATGATGGAGACTACCAATATATTGATGAAAAAGAAAGTCTGGTTGATTTTACAACTTGGGGCAACAAGAAAACAACTCAGGCAAGAGAGAGGTTTAGGAAACTATTGCAAAGTAAACCTAACTGGGAAGAGCTATCTAGCGCTGAAAAGGTTAGGTATGTCTTTCGCGAATTTGTTGCGGAACAACAAAAGCGTGGCTATCAGTTTAAACAGTCAGAAACACCGAATGAAATCGTTCAGATTGTTAGTAGAAAAGAGGATATAGACTATTCTCCAATAGCAGATTTGTACGGTAAAATGAAGTACGGTGAGCAAGAGATAACTGAAGAGGAAGCAGGTAAGGTATCGGTTTTATTGGATAGGGTTGAAAAGAAGAGGTAG
- a CDS encoding DUF58 domain-containing protein → MSMVWFIVVTILMILVQSFIFTKWGLTKVNYTRYFNKEAVFPGELFELVDEVSNRKLLPLPWLRLESKVSSNLQFTKKQDQLVVEDSEEYHRTLFSLSPFEKVTRRHMVACRKRGYYQLKTVSLTLGDIVGFNEKAEAIDAKATIIVYPELVEIEEIPLPSHSWLGDLLVKRWIIQDPFVTAGVRQYTYGDPLNSVNWNATARTGQLQVSKRDFTADHHLMIYLNFDETEDIWMPILNPELIETGISYAASIATLTLSRGIRTGFGCNSYLVDQANSDIKQAIRIEPHHSTDQLTYLYENMAKLAMDRSMNFPRFLKEEAENLYNTDILMISAIMSPAIEEVIKQIETQGSKVEVLLLAQETGEQHGK, encoded by the coding sequence ATGAGCATGGTCTGGTTCATCGTTGTAACAATCCTGATGATATTAGTTCAATCCTTCATTTTCACGAAGTGGGGATTAACGAAAGTAAACTATACTCGCTATTTCAACAAGGAGGCAGTATTTCCTGGGGAACTGTTTGAGTTGGTTGATGAGGTTTCAAATAGAAAATTGCTGCCATTACCATGGTTACGGCTTGAATCAAAGGTTAGCAGTAACCTGCAATTCACTAAAAAGCAAGACCAACTAGTAGTAGAAGATAGTGAGGAGTATCATCGTACGTTGTTTAGTTTATCTCCATTTGAGAAAGTAACGCGTAGACATATGGTTGCTTGCAGAAAAAGAGGATACTATCAATTGAAAACAGTATCGCTAACTCTAGGTGATATTGTTGGTTTTAACGAAAAAGCCGAGGCCATCGATGCGAAAGCAACGATTATCGTTTATCCTGAGCTAGTGGAAATAGAAGAAATACCTTTGCCTTCTCATAGCTGGCTAGGGGATCTATTGGTGAAAAGGTGGATCATTCAAGATCCCTTTGTCACTGCTGGTGTACGTCAATATACGTACGGTGACCCCTTAAATTCTGTCAACTGGAACGCAACTGCAAGGACAGGTCAGCTACAGGTTAGTAAGCGAGATTTTACAGCAGACCACCATTTAATGATTTATCTCAATTTCGACGAGACTGAGGATATTTGGATGCCTATCCTTAATCCTGAGTTAATTGAAACAGGGATATCCTATGCAGCCTCAATTGCTACATTGACTCTTTCAAGAGGGATAAGGACAGGGTTTGGGTGTAATTCCTATTTGGTCGATCAAGCAAACTCAGATATTAAACAAGCTATTCGAATAGAACCACACCATAGTACTGACCAACTTACATATTTGTACGAGAATATGGCTAAGTTGGCTATGGACAGGAGCATGAACTTCCCACGCTTTTTAAAAGAAGAGGCCGAAAATCTTTATAATACCGATATCCTTATGATCTCAGCAATCATGTCACCGGCTATAGAAGAAGTGATCAAGCAGATTGAAACTCAAGGAAGTAAGGTTGAGGTGTTGCTGTTGGCACAAGAAACGGGTGAACAACATGGTAAATAG
- a CDS encoding AAA family ATPase, whose translation MELNDIKEIAERVKHNIQRVIIGKEEVIDHLLVGLIASGHVLLEDVPGTGKTLLAKSLARSLDCTFNRVQFTPDLLPTDVTGINFYNQKLGEFQLRQGAIFSNVVLADEINRATPRTQSSLLECMEERQTTIDGETHVLEKPFMVIATQNPVENQGTFPLPEAQLDRFLLKVKLGYPSKEEGINLLKRFKENNPLERLEAVVKKEELIAVQELYSKVHVSVEMLYYMMNIIEKTRVMATVELGVSPRGSQALLKAVQVYAVLKGRDYVIPDDVKAMVKPVLGHRIIVKQMIKTKGVQVNQILDEILNEIPVPTEIELMKGLQL comes from the coding sequence TTGGAGCTAAATGATATAAAAGAAATCGCTGAAAGAGTAAAACACAATATACAGAGAGTGATTATAGGTAAGGAAGAAGTAATTGACCACCTTCTAGTTGGATTAATTGCTTCTGGGCATGTCCTCTTAGAAGATGTACCGGGTACAGGAAAGACGTTGCTTGCAAAATCACTAGCTAGGTCATTAGACTGTACGTTTAATCGTGTCCAATTTACACCTGACTTACTCCCTACCGACGTAACTGGTATTAATTTTTATAATCAGAAGCTAGGTGAATTTCAACTACGTCAGGGAGCTATTTTTTCAAACGTTGTCTTAGCAGATGAGATAAATCGAGCAACTCCTAGAACACAATCTAGCTTATTAGAGTGTATGGAAGAGAGACAAACAACCATTGACGGAGAAACACATGTCTTAGAGAAACCTTTTATGGTGATTGCCACCCAGAACCCGGTAGAAAACCAAGGTACCTTCCCATTACCAGAAGCGCAGCTTGACCGCTTTCTACTAAAGGTCAAATTGGGTTATCCAAGCAAGGAAGAAGGAATTAACCTCCTAAAGCGTTTTAAAGAAAATAACCCGTTAGAAAGGTTAGAAGCTGTTGTGAAGAAAGAGGAGTTAATAGCGGTTCAAGAGCTTTACTCAAAAGTTCATGTAAGTGTTGAAATGCTTTACTATATGATGAATATTATTGAGAAAACAAGGGTTATGGCAACGGTTGAGTTAGGAGTTAGTCCAAGGGGTAGCCAAGCATTATTAAAAGCTGTTCAAGTGTACGCGGTTTTAAAAGGTAGAGATTATGTTATTCCTGATGATGTAAAAGCCATGGTCAAGCCTGTATTAGGACACCGAATTATTGTTAAGCAAATGATAAAAACAAAAGGTGTGCAGGTAAATCAAATTTTGGATGAAATTTTAAACGAGATACCAGTGCCAACAGAGATAGAGTTAATGAAAGGTCTTCAACTGTAA
- a CDS encoding alpha/beta fold hydrolase, whose translation MGEKIKVRNNVKIFGNGTQSMIFAPGFGCDQSVWNLVVEAFKNDFKIILFDHVGAGRSDIQAYNQDRYSTLNGYAQDVVEICSALDIKDAIFVGHSVGAMIGLLASIQEPTYFSQLVMVGPSPYYLNDPPHYFGGFEKEDLLGLIDMMQKNYIGWATFFAATVLNNTAQETVIKELENRFCSTDPLIARQFAETTFFSDHRSDLPKVTVPTLILQCSEDIIAPDAVGDYLNKHIPNSLLVKMVATGHCPHLSHPEETISILREYLNVTAEVR comes from the coding sequence ATGGGCGAGAAAATTAAAGTTCGAAATAATGTTAAGATTTTCGGAAACGGTACCCAATCGATGATTTTTGCACCAGGATTTGGCTGTGACCAGAGTGTCTGGAACTTAGTAGTTGAGGCTTTTAAAAATGATTTTAAAATTATTTTATTTGACCATGTAGGAGCAGGACGTTCCGATATTCAAGCGTATAATCAAGATCGCTATAGTACTCTTAATGGATACGCTCAGGATGTAGTAGAAATTTGTTCTGCCTTAGATATAAAAGATGCTATTTTTGTTGGGCATTCTGTAGGAGCAATGATAGGTTTATTAGCCTCTATACAAGAGCCAACATATTTTTCTCAACTTGTTATGGTTGGTCCCTCTCCTTATTATTTAAACGATCCACCTCACTACTTCGGGGGTTTTGAAAAAGAGGATCTTTTAGGATTAATTGATATGATGCAAAAAAATTACATAGGCTGGGCGACCTTTTTTGCAGCAACAGTCTTGAATAACACTGCGCAAGAAACAGTTATCAAAGAGTTAGAAAATCGTTTTTGCTCAACTGACCCGTTAATTGCACGTCAATTTGCAGAAACAACGTTTTTTTCAGATCACAGAAGTGACTTGCCGAAAGTTACTGTACCAACCCTTATCTTACAATGCTCTGAGGACATTATTGCACCAGATGCTGTTGGTGATTATTTAAATAAACATATTCCTAATAGTTTACTAGTTAAAATGGTGGCAACCGGACACTGCCCGCATTTAAGTCATCCAGAAGAAACCATCTCTATTTTACGAGAGTATTTAAATGTTACAGCAGAGGTAAGGTGA
- a CDS encoding SpoIIE family protein phosphatase — protein sequence MDQILNHAPCGFLSLSEDGIVKDVNQTLLTQLNYQADELLGQHLNTILTGPTRLFTQLYFFPLLKLEGHVEEMYLSFQSSSLTEIPVLINANQRVENSMNFIDCVIIPMQKRDMYENELLVAKKEAEKALEEKHKAHAELETALANLQTKQEELLKHKIATMKELELARTIQETSLTDPISNEQLKIDAYYKASSELSGDIYGCYQLDEYRYGIIILDVMGHGLSSSLITMSLQSLFQRLISKGDTADVVMKELDNHLHNLFGNNEDTRHYCTAIYLMIDTKKQVISYVNAGHPPAIWQANDGSQTQLRSTTLPIGSFEGLTFKVNTINYSNGGRLFLYTDGVSELFGPSFLTNFVLENKNLSLTRCKEKMVYSLNNSSEFNYRKNDDQCFILVDIK from the coding sequence ATGGATCAAATACTTAATCATGCACCATGTGGTTTTCTATCTCTTTCAGAGGATGGCATAGTTAAAGATGTTAACCAAACCTTACTTACCCAACTAAATTATCAGGCTGATGAATTGCTGGGCCAACATCTAAATACAATTCTCACCGGCCCTACTCGACTTTTTACTCAGCTTTACTTTTTTCCATTATTAAAATTAGAAGGTCATGTTGAAGAGATGTATCTCTCCTTCCAATCTAGTAGTCTCACTGAAATACCAGTACTTATCAATGCCAACCAGAGGGTAGAAAATAGTATGAATTTCATTGATTGTGTCATTATTCCTATGCAAAAAAGGGATATGTATGAAAATGAATTGCTCGTCGCAAAAAAAGAGGCCGAGAAAGCTTTAGAAGAAAAACATAAAGCCCATGCTGAATTAGAGACTGCCCTAGCAAATTTGCAAACAAAGCAAGAAGAGTTACTAAAGCATAAAATTGCTACAATGAAAGAATTAGAATTAGCTAGAACGATTCAGGAAACCTCGTTAACTGATCCAATTAGTAACGAGCAACTGAAGATTGATGCCTACTACAAAGCATCAAGTGAGTTATCAGGCGATATCTATGGCTGCTACCAGTTGGACGAGTACCGCTATGGGATCATCATTCTTGACGTAATGGGACATGGGTTGTCATCTTCATTAATTACAATGTCCCTTCAGTCTCTCTTCCAACGGCTAATTTCTAAAGGAGACACCGCAGATGTGGTTATGAAGGAGTTAGATAACCACCTGCACAATCTATTTGGTAATAATGAAGATACTAGGCATTATTGCACAGCTATTTACCTGATGATCGATACAAAAAAGCAAGTAATATCTTATGTTAATGCAGGACACCCACCAGCAATCTGGCAAGCTAATGATGGGTCACAAACTCAGTTGCGCTCAACAACCTTACCAATTGGATCATTTGAGGGACTTACGTTTAAGGTAAATACAATCAACTACAGCAATGGTGGACGTCTCTTCCTATATACTGATGGAGTTTCTGAACTTTTTGGCCCTTCTTTTTTAACAAATTTCGTTTTAGAAAATAAGAATTTATCTCTAACCAGATGTAAGGAGAAAATGGTTTATTCACTTAATAACAGTAGTGAATTTAATTACCGTAAAAATGATGATCAGTGTTTTATTCTTGTTGATATAAAATAA
- a CDS encoding two-component system sensor histidine kinase NtrB, with amino-acid sequence MSELGLNQCSLETLEEELQLYKRLISNLPFEVDYFDEKTKKRIHKKKNEDYFTVTTDHAEDKLEPTISFPMDSYSFRNLEAFLQPLFDLVPHHIVFIDNKGIVTLCNKQTLEDFQTTRDAVLGKHIKQLLQIDEDQIKLLETLRTEKEIVCEEVLDKNYGICNTKIIRDQNGDLLRVVSLFHFLNPLKEAEKMKMIGQVSASIAHEIRNPLTTVRGYLQLLSQEQLPFAAELLNDLLIPELDRANRIISDFLMVSKSTPVKKNPERIYNFLTHFKNLMYSEAVMKEVEFSVNISNELTDTISLLNHNELLQVFINLFNNAVDSRVDGRPLSITLNCKKEDGNIVINFNDNGCGMSETVLRDIFDPFYSTKETGTGLGLSLSRKIIELHYGAITVSSTLNKGTSFVITLPITR; translated from the coding sequence GTGTCTGAGCTAGGTTTAAATCAATGTTCCCTCGAGACTCTCGAAGAAGAACTTCAACTGTATAAACGCTTAATCTCCAATCTTCCTTTTGAAGTTGATTATTTTGATGAGAAGACCAAGAAACGAATTCACAAAAAAAAGAACGAGGATTATTTTACTGTAACAACTGATCATGCAGAAGATAAGCTCGAGCCAACAATAAGCTTTCCTATGGATAGCTATTCGTTTAGAAATCTTGAAGCCTTCTTACAACCCTTATTTGACCTAGTTCCACATCATATTGTTTTTATTGATAATAAGGGTATTGTCACACTCTGTAACAAACAGACACTTGAAGATTTTCAGACCACTAGAGATGCTGTTTTGGGAAAACATATTAAACAACTTTTGCAAATCGACGAAGATCAAATTAAGCTCCTCGAAACCTTGAGAACAGAGAAAGAAATAGTTTGTGAAGAGGTACTCGACAAGAACTATGGTATTTGTAATACAAAAATTATTCGTGATCAAAATGGCGATCTTCTAAGGGTAGTCAGTTTATTTCACTTTTTAAATCCTCTGAAAGAAGCAGAGAAAATGAAAATGATTGGTCAAGTTTCTGCAAGTATTGCCCATGAAATCAGAAATCCTTTAACGACCGTTCGAGGATACCTTCAGTTATTGTCTCAAGAACAATTGCCATTTGCTGCAGAACTACTAAATGATTTATTAATTCCAGAACTCGATCGAGCAAATCGAATTATTAGTGACTTCTTAATGGTTTCTAAAAGTACTCCCGTAAAGAAAAATCCTGAAAGAATTTACAACTTTCTGACTCATTTTAAAAATCTGATGTATAGTGAAGCAGTAATGAAGGAAGTTGAGTTTAGCGTAAATATAAGTAACGAACTTACTGACACGATTTCGTTATTAAACCATAATGAGTTACTTCAAGTTTTCATTAATCTATTTAATAATGCTGTTGACTCAAGGGTTGATGGACGGCCATTATCCATTACACTAAATTGTAAAAAGGAAGATGGTAACATTGTCATTAATTTTAATGATAATGGGTGCGGTATGAGTGAAACTGTTTTAAGAGATATTTTTGATCCATTTTACTCAACGAAAGAAACTGGTACAGGTCTTGGGTTGTCCCTTTCAAGAAAAATTATTGAGCTACATTACGGGGCTATTACTGTTTCAAGTACGCTCAATAAAGGAACATCCTTTGTAATCACTTTGCCGATTACAAGATAA